A genomic segment from Corylus avellana chromosome ca5, CavTom2PMs-1.0 encodes:
- the LOC132180820 gene encoding LOW QUALITY PROTEIN: ras-related protein RHN1-like (The sequence of the model RefSeq protein was modified relative to this genomic sequence to represent the inferred CDS: deleted 1 base in 1 codon), translating to MATIGHNNLNAKLVLLGDMGAGKSSLVLRFVKGQFLEFQESTIGAAFFSQTLAVNDATVKFEIWDTAGQERYHSLAPMYYRGAAAAIIVYDITTTESFARAKKWVQELQKQGNPNMVVALAGNKADLEDKRKVTAEEARVYAEENGLFFVETSAKTAVNVNDIFYEIAKRLPRVQPTQNPAGMVLVDRPAEGSKLHHAVHEVLRHQF from the exons ATGGCCACGATCGGACACAACAATCTCAATGCGAAGCTG GTTCTGCTCGGCGACATGGGCGCCGGGAAATCCAGCCTCGTCTTGCGCTTTGTCAAGGGCCAGTTCCTTGAATTCCAg GAATCAACCATAGGAGCAGCATTCTTCTCGCAAACACTGGCAGTGAATGACGCAACCGTGAAGTTTGAGATATGGGACACGGCAGGACAAGAGAGGTACCATAGCTTGGCTCCCATGTATTATAGAGGTGCTGCTGCTGCCATCATCGTCTACGATATCACCACCACA GAGTCATTTGCACGGGCTAAGAAGTGGGTGCAAGAGCTCCAGAAGCAAG GAAATCCTAACATGGTTGTGGCTCTTGCCGGGAATAAAGCTGATTTGGAAGATAAGAGGAAAGTGACAGCTGAA GAGGCACGTGTATATGCTGAGGAAAATGGACTCTTTTTCGTTGAGACCTCTGCCAAAACTGCTGTCAATGTCAATGACATATTTTACGAAATAG CAAAAAGGTTGCCTAGGGTTCAGCCTACTCAGAATCCGGCAGGAATGGTTCTTGTGGACAGACCTGCAGAAGGATCC AAGCTGCATCATGCTGTTCATGAAGTACTCAGACATCAGTTCTAG